In Aspergillus fumigatus Af293 chromosome 2, whole genome shotgun sequence, a genomic segment contains:
- a CDS encoding putative S-adenosylmethionine-dependent methyltransferase, which translates to MADENHPAHLSPSELGTKNYWETYYARTLAHLSSKHQPNARPTPTADADADSAESESETESVDDDDDPGTSWFSEHKAPEKVLRFLTDESFPLAPCNTLPATSTAKTAAKKPQSDEERGRQPSILDLGTGNGSMLALLRKRGGFRGVMVGVDYSARSVELARELQRLKIHSAYLSGSESEGEEQEEGEEEDVVVSNGAETAEAIPVPEEDKDMMIRFEEWDILNSEGQLEGEGRLDWFPYAQGGFDIVLDKGTFDAVSLSEEVVVEGKSEGKVIQRRVCERYPSIARRLVRKGGFLVVTSCNWTEEELVRWFTGEEAKGPGADRLEVWGRVEYPKFRFGGQEGQGVCTVCFQRVD; encoded by the exons ATGGCAGACGAGAATCATCCGGCGCACCTGTCTCCCAGCGAACTGGGCACAAAGAATTA CTGGGAAACCTACTACGCCCGAACTCTCGCTCACCTCTCCAGTAAACACCAGCCAAACGCCCGACCAACCCCCACCGCCGACGCAGATGCCGACTCCGCCGAATCCGAGTCCGAGACTGAATCtgtggatgacgatgacgaccCAGGCACATCGTGGTTCTCCGAGCACAAAGCCCCGGAAAAAGTCCTCCGCTTCCTAACGGATGAGAGCTTCCCGCTTGCGCCGTGCAATACACTCCCCGCAACATCTACAGCGAAAACCGCCGCGAAAAAACCACAGAGCGATGAGGAGAGGGGCAGGCAGCCTAGCATCCTGGACCTGGGGACGGGAAATGGGAGTATGCTTGCGCTGTTGAGGAAGAGGGGCGGGTTCCGGGGGGTGATGGTCGGGGTGGATTATTCGGCGAGGAGTGTGGAGTTGGCGAGGGAGTTGCAGCGATTGAAGATTCATTCGGCTTATTTGAGTGGGAGTGAATCTGAAGGGgaggaacaagaagaaggggaggaggaggatgtggtGGTTTCGAACGGGGCGGAGACTGCGGAGGCGATTCCGGTCCCTGAGGAGGATAAGGACATGATGATCAGGTTTGAGGAGTGGGATATTTTGAATTCGGAGGGGCAGTTGGAGGGGGAGGGTCGGCTGGATTGGTTCCCGTATGCGCAGGGCGGGTTTGATATTGTGCTTGATAAGGGGACATTTGATGCGGTTTCGTTGTcagaggaggtggtggttGAGGGGAAGAGCGAGGGGAAGGTGATCCAGCGCCGTGTATGCGAGCGGTATCCCAGTATTGCGCGCAGGTTAGTGCGCAAGGGCGGGTTCCTGGTTGTGACGAGTTGCAATTggaccgaggaggagttggtTCGCTGGTTCACAGGCGAGGAGGCCAAGGGTCCTGGCGCTGATCGGCTGGAGGTCTGGGGACGTGTGGAATATCCCAAGTTTAGATTTGGAGGGCAAGAGGGTCAGGGTGTTTGCACGGTATGCTTCCAGAGAGTGGACTAG